In Mercurialis annua linkage group LG5, ddMerAnnu1.2, whole genome shotgun sequence, a single genomic region encodes these proteins:
- the LOC126682437 gene encoding uncharacterized protein LOC126682437 isoform X1, protein MGKKKKDIIHLERESVIPILKHKLIAALSDRIEKRSDRDEFLKLCQRVEYTIRAWYLLQFEDLMQLYALFEPIHGAKKLQQQNLSPEDIDTCEHQFLSCLFQVMEKSNFKITTDDEINVALSAQYRLNLPIVVDETKLDKKLFTRYFAKHPHDNLPDFADKFIVFRRGFGIDKMTAFFIKQKINTIIARIWKCFLTITCLKALFFSKPRDEESRTDSKSVEICIDSDEDDLYVERIRIEKMKLSFCNLFGKNTIQEPVFQSIIVVYRRKGSKKEAERNIYVKHFRNIPMADMEIVLPEKKNPGLTPMDWVKFIVSAVIGLVTVISSLSSPTADIRVIFAILTSVVGYCVKTYFTFQSNLVSYQSLITQSVYNKQLDSGRGTLLHLCDDVIQQEVKEVIVSFFVLMEQGTASRKELDQRCEDLIKQEFGENCNFDVDDAVQKLEKLGLIVQDTRGSYTCVDLRHANDKIGTTTEEMVMKAKRGNNTSRY, encoded by the exons ATgggaaaaaagaagaaagataTAATTCATTTAGAGAGAGAATCTGTAATTCCAATCCTCAAGCACAAGCTCATTGCTGCCTTATCTGATCGCATAG AGAAAAGATCTGATCGTGATGAGTTCTTAAAGCTTTGCCAGAGAGTTGAGTATACAATTCGAGCATGGTATCTTCTGCAATTTGAGGATCTTATG CAATTATATGCTCTATTTGAGCCTATTCATGGTGCCAAGAAATTGCAGCAGCAGAATCTTTCCCCTGAAGATATTGATACTTGTGAGCATCAGTTCTTAAGCTGCCTGTTTCAG GTGATGGAGAAGAGtaatttcaaaataacaacTGATGATGAGATTAATGTTGCTCTTTCTGCACAATATCGTCTAAATCTTCCGATTGTAGTCGATGAAACTAAG CTTGACAAGAAGCTGTTTACAAGGTACTTCGCAAAGCATCCTCATGATAACCTCCCAGACTTTGCTGATaag TTTATAGTCTTCCGGCGTGGGTTTGGAATTGATAAGATGACTGCTTTctttattaaacaaaaaataaacacGATCATTGCACGAATATGGAAGTGTTTCTTGACAATTACCTG TTTAAAAGCACTTTTCTTCAGCAAGCCAAGAGATGAAGAAAGTAGGACAGATTCAAAATCTGTTGAAATATGTATAGATTCAGATGAGGATGATCTATATGTTGAAAGAATTCGTATAGAGAAGATGAAACTcag TTTTTGTAATCTTTTTGGCAAGAACACAATCCAAGAACCTGTTTTTCAGAGTATAATTGTCGTCTACAG GAGAAAAGGAAGCAAAAAAGAAGCAGAGAGGAACATATACGTTAAGCATTTCAGAAACATTCCGATGGCTGATATGGAGATAGTGCTC CCAGAAAAGAAAAATCCAGGTTTAACTCCAATGGATTGGGTCAAATTCATTGTTTCTGCTGTAATAGGACTG GTTACTGTAATTAGTTCTCTTAGCAGTCCTACAGCAGATATTCGGGTTATTTTCGCTATCCTCACGTCTGTCGTCGGTTATTGTGTTAAAACTTATTTCAC GTTTCAGAGTAATTTGGTTAGCTATCAGAGCTTAATCACACAGTCTGTGTATAACAAACAACTTGACAGTGGAAGAGGCACTCTTCTACATTTGTGTGATGATGTGATCCAACAAGAA GTAAAAGAGGTGATTGTTTCATTTTTTGTATTGATGGAGCAAGGAACAGCCAGTAGAAAG GAACTTGATCAGCGGTGCGAGGATCTTATTAAACAAGAATTCGGCGAGAATTGCAATTTTGATGTAGATGATGCTGTTCAGAAGTTAGAGAAGCTCGGACTTATTGTTCAA GACACTCGTGGAAGCTATACATGTGTAGACTTGAGACATGCTAATGACAAAATTGGTACAACAACAGAGGAGATGGTCATGAAGGCTAAACGGGGTAATAACACTTCGAGATACTGA
- the LOC126682437 gene encoding uncharacterized protein LOC126682437 isoform X3: MGKKKKDIIHLERESVIPILKHKLIAALSDRIEKRSDRDEFLKLCQRVEYTIRAWYLLQFEDLMQLYALFEPIHGAKKLQQQNLSPEDIDTCEHQFLSCLFQVMEKSNFKITTDDEINVALSAQYRLNLPIVVDETKLDKKLFTRYFAKHPHDNLPDFADKFIVFRRGFGIDKMTAFFIKQKINTIIARIWKCFLTITCLKALFFSKPRDEESRTDSKSVEICIDSDEDDLYVERIRIEKMKLSFCNLFGKNTIQEPVFQSIIVVYRRKGSKKEAERNIYVKHFRNIPMADMEIVLPEKKNPGLTPMDWVKFIVSAVIGLVTVISSLSSPTADIRVIFAILTSVVGYCVKTYFTFQSNLVSYQSLITQSVYNKQLDSGRGTLLHLCDDVIQQEVKEVIVSFFVLMEQGTASRK, encoded by the exons ATgggaaaaaagaagaaagataTAATTCATTTAGAGAGAGAATCTGTAATTCCAATCCTCAAGCACAAGCTCATTGCTGCCTTATCTGATCGCATAG AGAAAAGATCTGATCGTGATGAGTTCTTAAAGCTTTGCCAGAGAGTTGAGTATACAATTCGAGCATGGTATCTTCTGCAATTTGAGGATCTTATG CAATTATATGCTCTATTTGAGCCTATTCATGGTGCCAAGAAATTGCAGCAGCAGAATCTTTCCCCTGAAGATATTGATACTTGTGAGCATCAGTTCTTAAGCTGCCTGTTTCAG GTGATGGAGAAGAGtaatttcaaaataacaacTGATGATGAGATTAATGTTGCTCTTTCTGCACAATATCGTCTAAATCTTCCGATTGTAGTCGATGAAACTAAG CTTGACAAGAAGCTGTTTACAAGGTACTTCGCAAAGCATCCTCATGATAACCTCCCAGACTTTGCTGATaag TTTATAGTCTTCCGGCGTGGGTTTGGAATTGATAAGATGACTGCTTTctttattaaacaaaaaataaacacGATCATTGCACGAATATGGAAGTGTTTCTTGACAATTACCTG TTTAAAAGCACTTTTCTTCAGCAAGCCAAGAGATGAAGAAAGTAGGACAGATTCAAAATCTGTTGAAATATGTATAGATTCAGATGAGGATGATCTATATGTTGAAAGAATTCGTATAGAGAAGATGAAACTcag TTTTTGTAATCTTTTTGGCAAGAACACAATCCAAGAACCTGTTTTTCAGAGTATAATTGTCGTCTACAG GAGAAAAGGAAGCAAAAAAGAAGCAGAGAGGAACATATACGTTAAGCATTTCAGAAACATTCCGATGGCTGATATGGAGATAGTGCTC CCAGAAAAGAAAAATCCAGGTTTAACTCCAATGGATTGGGTCAAATTCATTGTTTCTGCTGTAATAGGACTG GTTACTGTAATTAGTTCTCTTAGCAGTCCTACAGCAGATATTCGGGTTATTTTCGCTATCCTCACGTCTGTCGTCGGTTATTGTGTTAAAACTTATTTCAC GTTTCAGAGTAATTTGGTTAGCTATCAGAGCTTAATCACACAGTCTGTGTATAACAAACAACTTGACAGTGGAAGAGGCACTCTTCTACATTTGTGTGATGATGTGATCCAACAAGAA GTAAAAGAGGTGATTGTTTCATTTTTTGTATTGATGGAGCAAGGAACAGCCAGTAGAAAG TAG
- the LOC126682437 gene encoding uncharacterized protein LOC126682437 isoform X2 codes for MGKKKKDIIHLERESVIPILKHKLIAALSDRIEKRSDRDEFLKLCQRVEYTIRAWYLLQFEDLMQLYALFEPIHGAKKLQQQNLSPEDIDTCEHQFLSCLFQVMEKSNFKITTDDEINVALSAQYRLNLPIVVDETKLDKKLFTRYFAKHPHDNLPDFADKFIVFRRGFGIDKMTAFFIKQKINTIIARIWKCFLTITCLKALFFSKPRDEESRTDSKSVEICIDSDEDDLYVERIRIEKMKLSFCNLFGKNTIQEPVFQSIIVVYRRKGSKKEAERNIYVKHFRNIPMADMEIVLPEKKNPGLTPMDWVKFIVSAVIGLVTVISSLSSPTADIRVIFAILTSVVGYCVKTYFTFQSNLVSYQSLITQSVYNKQLDSGRGTLLHLCDDVIQQEMFFSGKRGDCFIFCIDGARNSQ; via the exons ATgggaaaaaagaagaaagataTAATTCATTTAGAGAGAGAATCTGTAATTCCAATCCTCAAGCACAAGCTCATTGCTGCCTTATCTGATCGCATAG AGAAAAGATCTGATCGTGATGAGTTCTTAAAGCTTTGCCAGAGAGTTGAGTATACAATTCGAGCATGGTATCTTCTGCAATTTGAGGATCTTATG CAATTATATGCTCTATTTGAGCCTATTCATGGTGCCAAGAAATTGCAGCAGCAGAATCTTTCCCCTGAAGATATTGATACTTGTGAGCATCAGTTCTTAAGCTGCCTGTTTCAG GTGATGGAGAAGAGtaatttcaaaataacaacTGATGATGAGATTAATGTTGCTCTTTCTGCACAATATCGTCTAAATCTTCCGATTGTAGTCGATGAAACTAAG CTTGACAAGAAGCTGTTTACAAGGTACTTCGCAAAGCATCCTCATGATAACCTCCCAGACTTTGCTGATaag TTTATAGTCTTCCGGCGTGGGTTTGGAATTGATAAGATGACTGCTTTctttattaaacaaaaaataaacacGATCATTGCACGAATATGGAAGTGTTTCTTGACAATTACCTG TTTAAAAGCACTTTTCTTCAGCAAGCCAAGAGATGAAGAAAGTAGGACAGATTCAAAATCTGTTGAAATATGTATAGATTCAGATGAGGATGATCTATATGTTGAAAGAATTCGTATAGAGAAGATGAAACTcag TTTTTGTAATCTTTTTGGCAAGAACACAATCCAAGAACCTGTTTTTCAGAGTATAATTGTCGTCTACAG GAGAAAAGGAAGCAAAAAAGAAGCAGAGAGGAACATATACGTTAAGCATTTCAGAAACATTCCGATGGCTGATATGGAGATAGTGCTC CCAGAAAAGAAAAATCCAGGTTTAACTCCAATGGATTGGGTCAAATTCATTGTTTCTGCTGTAATAGGACTG GTTACTGTAATTAGTTCTCTTAGCAGTCCTACAGCAGATATTCGGGTTATTTTCGCTATCCTCACGTCTGTCGTCGGTTATTGTGTTAAAACTTATTTCAC GTTTCAGAGTAATTTGGTTAGCTATCAGAGCTTAATCACACAGTCTGTGTATAACAAACAACTTGACAGTGGAAGAGGCACTCTTCTACATTTGTGTGATGATGTGATCCAACAAGAA ATGTTTTTTTCAGGTAAAAGAGGTGATTGTTTCATTTTTTGTATTGATGGAGCAAGGAACAGCCAGTAG